Proteins co-encoded in one Rhodococcus sp. PAMC28707 genomic window:
- a CDS encoding GGDEF domain-containing protein — MLFSSRGPHGFGAQAWISIVLLMQVAVALRWFFGPLPVKRDFIAYAIFGDAGTASVLMLYSPFGALVGSSLFALTGGLCIFFVSQKWMLAHLALCCSFIAAMTVRNLLAADEDTPTVLATALVILAATAVVPLLAHIAWTAISRDARRSLLDPLTNLLNRRGLDDAAEDLWHRGHERNFSLTVLVIDIDRFKVVNDYYGHDSGDAVIVRVADRLSLLFQENGVVARTGGEEFVTVFAAPDAEVHQLIEDVVNTLYNSSDPIPITVSVGACILASPSSLWVDGPSVIDKAGRIADSMMYRAKLDGGNRSSTTKL, encoded by the coding sequence ATGCTGTTCAGTTCGCGTGGCCCACACGGATTCGGCGCGCAAGCGTGGATCTCGATTGTGCTGCTCATGCAGGTAGCCGTCGCACTACGCTGGTTTTTCGGTCCTCTGCCCGTCAAGCGGGACTTCATCGCGTATGCCATCTTCGGTGATGCCGGAACCGCCTCGGTGCTGATGCTCTACTCACCGTTCGGTGCGCTCGTCGGAAGCAGTCTCTTCGCGCTGACCGGTGGCCTGTGCATCTTCTTCGTCAGCCAGAAATGGATGCTGGCTCATCTGGCACTGTGCTGCAGCTTCATCGCAGCCATGACGGTGCGCAACCTCCTGGCCGCCGACGAGGATACCCCCACCGTCCTCGCTACCGCATTGGTAATTCTTGCAGCCACGGCAGTGGTGCCGCTCCTCGCTCACATCGCATGGACTGCCATCAGCCGTGATGCTCGACGCTCACTGCTCGACCCCTTGACCAACCTGCTCAACCGTCGCGGGCTCGACGATGCGGCCGAAGACCTATGGCACCGAGGTCATGAGCGCAACTTCAGCCTGACAGTCCTCGTGATCGATATCGATCGATTCAAAGTCGTCAACGACTACTACGGACATGACAGCGGTGACGCCGTGATCGTCCGCGTCGCCGACCGACTGTCACTGCTGTTTCAGGAAAACGGAGTCGTAGCGCGAACCGGTGGCGAAGAGTTCGTCACCGTCTTCGCCGCACCGGATGCGGAGGTGCATCAGCTCATCGAAGACGTAGTGAACACTTTGTACAATTCCAGCGACCCCATCCCCATCACCGTCAGCGTCGGAGCGTGCATCCTCGCCTCGCCCTCGAGCCTGTGGGTCGACGGCCCCTCCGTCATCGACAAGGCCGGCCGGATCGCGGACTCGATGATGTACCGGGCCAAACTCGACGGTGGAAACAGAAGCTCGACGACCAAACTCTGA